One Choloepus didactylus isolate mChoDid1 chromosome 8, mChoDid1.pri, whole genome shotgun sequence DNA window includes the following coding sequences:
- the LOC119541633 gene encoding uncharacterized protein LOC119541633 has protein sequence MTPGKLDPWKAVCFPIRPKMSINVFQTVFQGTLGPRSNFNNPGEDVPKVPPHDSTYIPVSSWGLAHPSGPDVTAGCRWGRGRRGGSCAGIYILGTRRWDLQVPVARLLAPAREDASATASLDTDLARGPEPFPDVMPALPPPLWSGRHPGASCSGPRAKAWIIRGPGAEFPTHPRYPARRCSWAMPGTTVQMPSEGTRPWGVHEPTLCFHN, from the coding sequence GTCTGCTTTCCCATCCGTCCAAAGATGTCCATCAATGTTTTTCAAACTGTGTTCCAAGGCACCCTGGGACCAAGAAGCAATTTCAACAATCCTGGAGAGGATGTCCCCAAGGTCCCCCCCCACGACTCCACCTACATCCCTGTCTCCTCCTGGGGCCTGGCCCACCCCTCAGGGCCGGATGTGACTGCTGGATGTAGGTGGGGAAGAGGAAGGCGTGGGGGGTCTTGCGCAGGAATCTACATCCTGGGGACCAGGAGATGGGATCTCCAGGTGCCTGTTGCCCGGCTCCTGGCTCCAGCCAGGGAAGACGCCTCGGCCACTGCCTCCCTGGACACAGACCTGGCTCGGGGCCCAGAGCCCTTCCCGGACGTGATGCCAGCACTTCCGCCTCCCCTCTGGTCAGGGAGACACCCTGGAGCCTCTTGTTCGGGGCCCAGGGCCAAGGCCTGGATTATCCGTGGCCCTGGTGCTGAGTTCCCGACACACCCCAGGTATCCGGCAAGAAGGTGCAGCTGGGCCATGCCAGGAACTACGGTGCAAATGCCCTCAGAGGGGACCCGCCCTTGGGGAGTTCATGAGCCCACATTATGTTTCCATAACTAA